A single Oryctolagus cuniculus chromosome 18, mOryCun1.1, whole genome shotgun sequence DNA region contains:
- the FUT2 gene encoding galactoside alpha-(1,2)-fucosyltransferase 2 — MSTAQVPFAFPMVHVILFVFTASTIFHLQQRLVRIQPTWEELLPALTPAVTFRPTSQRAPSQPLGGMWTINAIGRLGNQMGEYATLYALAKENGRPAYIPAQMHSTLAPIFRISLPVLHSSTASRVPWQNYHLNDWMEERYRHIPAPYVRLTGYPCSWTFYHHLRHEILREFTLHDHVREEAQAFLRGLRVNGSRPSTFVGVHVRRGDYVRVMPQVWKGVVADRGYLEQALDWFRARYRSPVFVVTSNGMAWCRENIDASRGDVVFAGNGLEGSPAKDFALLTQCNHTVMTIGTFGIWAAYLTGGDTIYLANYTLPDSPFLKIFKPEAAFLPEWVGINADLSPLLKH, encoded by the coding sequence ATGAGCACCGCCCAGGTCCCCTTCGCCTTCCCCATGGTCCACGTCATCCTCTTCGTCTTCACCGCCTCCACCATCTTCCACCTCCAGCAGCGCCTGGTGAGGATTCAACCCACGTGGGAGGAGCTGCTGCCAGCACTCACGCCGGCCGTGACCTTCAGGCCCACAAGCCAGAGGGCCCCAAGCCAGCCGCTCGGGGGCATGTGGACCATCAACGCCATAGGCCGCCTGGGGAACCAGATGGGCGAGTACGCCACGCTGTACGCCCTGGCCAAGGAGAATGGGCGGCCCGCCTACATCCCGGCCCAGAtgcacagcacgctggcccccATCTTCCGCATCAGCCTCCCGGTGCTGCACAGCAGCACGGCCAGCAGGGTCCCGTGGCAGAACTACCACCTCAACGACTGGATGGAGGAGCGCTACCGCCACATCCCCGCGCCCTACGTGCGCCTCACGGGCTACCCCTGCTCCTGGACCTTCTACCACCACCTGCGCCACGAGATCCTGCGGGAGTTCACGCTGCACGACCACGTGCGGGAAGAGGCCCAGGCCTTCCTGCGGGGGCTGCGGGTGAACGGCAGCCGGCCCAGCACCTTTGTGGGGGTGCATGTGCGCCGGGGCGACTACGTGCGCGTCATGCCTCAGGTGTGGAAGGGCGTGGTGGCCGACCGGGGCTACCTGGAGCAGGCGCTGGACTGGTTCCGGGCCCGCTACCGCTCCCCGGTGTTCGTGGTCACCAGCAACGGCATGGCCTGGTGCCGGGAGAACATCGACGCCTCCCGCGGGGATGTGGTGTTCGCCGGCAACGGCCTTGAGGGCTCGCCGGCCAAGGACTTTGCGCTGCTCACGCAGTGTAACCACACCGTCATGACCATCGGCACCTTTGGGATCTGGGCCGCCTACCTGACCGGCGGGGACACCATCTACCTGGCCAACTACACCCTGCCCGACTCTCCCTTCCTCAAAATCTTCAAGCCTGAGGCCGCCTTCCTGCCGGAGTGGGTGGGGATTAATGCTGACCTGTCCCCATTGCTCAAGCACTGA